The genomic DNA ATGAGGAAGGGCGGGTCAATTAGGACAGACTCGGTGACGCCGACAATAAGGGTTGTAATGCTGGACAGCCCCCTAGTCGAAGAAGAGTGGTGGTAGGTTTGGAGACGCATATTCACGGTCTCTGCAGGATTGTTTTCGTTGCAGGGATGCAATTGCATTGCCGATAACGAGGCTTAAGTATGCTCGGGATCTCCATCGCAATTGATCAATTCTCCTCATATAATGACCGAGGATCTCGCCTATTCTGTTGAGGGGTCGAAACTTCCTGAAGAAATACACCGGGGCATATCTATCCCAAATGGGAAAGTGGTGCCTGTCCGTGACAGTTTATCGCGGCAGAATGACCTGGAAAGGGAAAGCGGTCGATATCCGCAGGACGGGGCAGGTTTAAGCTCTGCTCCACTGGGTCAGTCACACTTGCCGATTGGTTGGATCTATCGGAAAAACCCCCTAGCATACCCCGCGAACCGGAAAATACTCAACAGCTGCGGGCACGGCATATATTGTCGGGGTATATGTCGATTGTATAACTATTCAGTTGCGGAGTTAAATCATCTGGCTAAGTTGAGATAGTCACAAAAAACTGACTTAGTATGGCACAGTTCATTCCCAATGTCACCCCAGAGTCTCTGGCGGATAAGGTCATTTTGATCACTGGTACGAACAGTCAATTTTAGTCTAGCGAGCATTATTCACTAACTATGCATGCAGGTGGAGCAAACGGCATTGGAGCCAGTCTTGTTGAGCTCTGCTGCGAGAACGGTGCATACGTCTGCTTTGGCGACACCGCGGCAACTGCGGGTGACCAACTCGCACAGAAATTGTCtgcatcatcctcatccaagCCAAGAACTCTCTTCCGGCAAACTGATGTTACAGACTACAAGTCCATCTTGAGTCTCTTTGATGCTGCATTGGAGATATACGGACACATCGACCATGTCGTCGCTGCTGCAGGGATCCAGGAGATCGGGAATTGGTTCGACCCGGCGTTGACGTTGGAGGATGTCCGGGAAGTAAGTGACTATTTCCCTTCAACTGCGTAAACAGATACTAATATATCCAGCCCGCGACTACAAAAGTCCTAGATGTCAACCTCCGCGGCTGCCTCTACGTCTCGCGCATCGCGAGCGTCTACCTCCGCCAAAACCGCCCAAGTGGCACAGACCGCTCCATCACCCTTATCTCCTCAATTGCTGGCTTCAAAGAATCCCCCGGCCTATTTGTCTATCAAGCATCCAAGCACGGCGTCCTCGGCATTCTGCGCTCTCTCCGCCAGTATCTCTCCTTTACACCTCATCAACTCCGCATCAACGCCGTTTGTCCCTGGATGACTACCACGGGAATGGTGAAGGGGATCCAGAATGACTGGTTGGAGGCGGGTCTTCCGACTAACTCACCGCTGGATGTTGCGAGGATTACGGCGGGGTTGGTGGTAGATGAGAAGTTGAATGGGACATCTATGTATGTTGAAGGTGGACGGGGTTGGGAGATTGAGGCGAATCTGGATCGGTTGGAGCCGCAGTGGCTGGGCGAGGAGCCGTCGAAGTCTTTGGCAAAGGGGCAGGCTGTACTGGGTAGTGGGAGTAATTGGACTAATTATTGATTGGGGTCTGTTGATTTGGTGTACGCACGGTTGACCTTCGATATTACCGGGAACGGTGACATGCTTTGTATAAACTCGGTTTATTGCTCAATATTCGGTACACCGAGATGAAAATAGCATAGATGTAATTATTGAGAACCGTTTACAATTCCTAACACTGAAAACAATATGTTCTTGCGCAGTTTGTCATGGTCTTTCTGTTTCGGGCATATTTTAGTCCCCGAGCGGCCGACCTTAAATATCGCCCTACAACCATGCTGTTATTCAGCCAGAGGATATAAATATTACGACGAATGCTCATATTCTACCAGTATATTCAAACTCTATACTGTCATTAATTCATATTCACCAATCCTCACACCATGAGAGTCGGAACTGCAGGAATTACGGACAAATTCGCCCGCCGCCTCGTCGCGCACCTCCTCGAAAATGACAACATCACTACCATAAAAGGCTATTGTTACATTCCCGCCAAGCTTCCAGAAGCGTTACGATTATCCCCCAAGCTCAAGCTCATCTAGGGCGACGCCTTCGACAACAAGGTCATCCATTCCTTCGTCCAGAGTAGCGATGTAGTCGTTTGCTGCTACCTCGGTGACGACAAGCACGGTCGACGGACAGAAGCTCCTCGTTGACGCTTGCGACGATGAGCCATCAGTCACCCGATACGTCGCTAATTACTGGGCGCTGGACTACACCAACCTGGAACCGGGCCAGCTGTTCCCCAAGGATCCGATGATCCACGTCAAGGCGTATCTCGAGACGAAGCAAAATGTTGCTGGTTTACATATTCTGGCTGGTGGGTTTATGGAGCCTGTgttcagtccattcttcaaCATTTTTGATCCCGAGAGCAATACGTTTCGGTATTGGGGAGAAGGTGACGAGATTACGGAGGGTATTACGTACGACGATGTGGCGAGGTTCATTGCTGCGGTTGTTGCCAATTCCAAGGCCTCTGGGATCTTAAAGTGTGAGTGGCACTCATTATCAACTTCTCTTTATGGCTACTTACCGTATGGCTAGTTGCTGGTGGCTGTGCCAACATCCGCGAAATCGCCCAATTCTTCGATCCTTCGAGAAGGTTTACGGAGTGCCCGCGACTTTCGAGCGACTCGGTCCTCTGGATGTTCTTTACAAGCATATGCATGAATTGTGGCCCAGCAACCCGCAGAATGTCTATGGATACATGTCACTGTAAATCTCTGATCCCCTTCTACGATGAGAATGCTGACTAGATTGTTTCcaggttcttcttctattACTAGATCAACGGTAGACGCTGGTTGGTTCTGAACTTGGCAATGCCCAGTATCTCGAGGTGAAGCCAGTTGGTTATGAGGGTTACATGTGCAAGTGACCGCGCGAGCAGCTGGTGACGTCCTTTTTCTTGTCGGCCATGGAATGGGATAGAATATCTAGTAGCTTAGATCATTTAATGTATAAGTTTGCATACTTTGTACAACTCTCGATTCCCATATTATGTCCTCCCATCGcgcaaaaagagaaaaaaaaaaaaatcccgGAACAAGATCATAGACGCCACACTAGTATTACGATCCTCAATTGACATACCCACTtcttaaaaaaaaaaagaaaagaaaaaccttTTACCACAGGCATTGATTGTCCATACCTCCTAGCAACACTCTCCATTAACCGCGTAACCGCTTTCAATACAATACCCTTTTCCCGAAAGTTCCTCTCCTTCCACCTATTATAAGCTCCTTCTACAACCATCCATACGCGCAAGTTCTCCGGAGACTTCTCCCGATTGCACAATTCAGAAAGCATGAATGCAATTGCATGCTATTGGACATACCCCGTGAACAACCAGGACCATTTGGCAGTCCTCTCATCAGTTTTGAGGAGGCACGCGAACTCTGTGATCTTTACTGCCGTCCAAAAGAGTTGATCGTGCGTTCAGGTGTCTAGGGGTGGGGAGTCTTCGGATGTCAATTCAGGAGAATGCTCGATGAGCCATGACCGGGCGATGGCTAGACGGAGGACAGTAGCTGTCACCCATTGGGTCGGAACATACATGTCGCAGTATTGCAGATACTTCTCGTGAATACGGGTGTGTATCTTGTCCAATTCTTGAAGGGTTTTTTCCAATGGAAGGCTCGAGGAAGTACGGGCAAGTCGTCAATTAAGGGTTATCAATTCACATCGCGCGAGACAGAATATCATCTCCGTGAAGCCAGTACGTGCGCTGGGAATTTCTTTGGATTCTGGAGATATCTCCGCATTGTCAGTAATCAATGGTAGCTCGGTATCGACACTGTCCTCATCAATCTCGCTGCCAATGGCCGTGGTACTCGCATATCTGAACCCAACAAGTAGATATACCACCACAGTCGCCGTCGCATATCAGTATCAAATGGAGTTAATTCAAACCTAGTACCATCGCGATGCAATACAAGTGCTCGTGCTAGTCTAAGTACGACCGCAGACAGGGTCCCGCATCTTCCGGTCGACGGAGACATGTAAGGAATAACACTGTGGCTTGGAGAACGTGTAGCTTACTTGTTTCAAGGAAGTCTGCTCGGGAAGGTGCTTGCTGGAGGGCGAATCCTATCCGTTGATGTACTGTGGTATGCTCCTCGCCAATATGGTGAAGACATTCGGATGACTTCAAGCTGGTGATAGCTGCGAAGTATATAGCAAAGATTCGGATGTCCGGTCGAAATATTCCGCGTTTGTTGAGGCCTTGTAGATTAATGTTCGGGTACTGGGTTTGTGGAAGATCATAGCCATTGGTGTCATCCGTTCTTCGTGGATATTTAAAAGGGATCGGCTTTGCACGGCACTGGGGTGATAGTCGCAGAGGGAATTAGCGTTGGATAAATATCCAGAAAATAAACGCGCTACATGTCTCTTCACCATTGCCTTCCACTAATTGTTCTGGCGAATCTTCGATGTCATCGTGAAGTTCTTGAATCTGCCAAATATCTATTAGCTGGAAGTCGATATGGTTGGTATACGATACCGACGTACCTGGTCTTCAACATTAACCAACGCATCATGCATAACATACCGACTAAACCCacctccaaaaatcaatcttTCCCGCTGCCCACCTGCACCATTCTCCTCCAAGCGCACCGCATTCCAGGAACACAAACACCAATTGACTCTATTAGCCACCTCAGTACTTTCCTTCAACCCCTTAATCTCGTCCTCCAAACGCTTCAATCGCGAAATCAGCTCAGCCTTCAACGGACGTTTCTTGCGTCGCGGTGCGCGGCCTGGGTCCGGGGAAGATGCGGTCGAGCTGTGACTTTGAGCAATTGTAACACGGTTGGATCTTGTCACAGCGGAATTTCTTGCGGCTGCATTGCTGTCAGCTTCGTTGGTTGGGAGTTGCTGAGGGATTCTGAATATCGCACATTTCGATTAACAATGTCGTTCGATGCAGTCCTTGCGTTCTGGATAGAGATGGCTGTTAAAAGTTGCGCCACATACGGGAGGGACATTTATTCAACTTTATAAC from Aspergillus chevalieri M1 DNA, chromosome 1, nearly complete sequence includes the following:
- a CDS encoding uncharacterized protein (COG:S;~EggNog:ENOG410Q26W;~InterPro:IPR036291), whose product is MYTVDGQKLLVDACDDEPSVTRYVANYWALDYTNLEPGQLFPKDPMIHVKAYLETKQNVAGLHILAGGFMEPVFSPFFNIFDPESNTFRYWGEGDEITEGITYDDVARFIAAVVANSKASGILKFAGGCANIREIAQFFDPSRRFTECPRLSSDSVLWMFFTSICMNCGPATRRMSMDTCHCKSLIPFYDENAD
- a CDS encoding putative 3-hydroxyacyl-CoA dehydrogenase (COG:Q;~EggNog:ENOG410PPAF;~InterPro:IPR036291,IPR002347;~PFAM:PF08659,PF00106,PF13561;~go_process: GO:0055114 - oxidation-reduction process [Evidence IEA]), which codes for MAQFIPNVTPESLADKVILITGGANGIGASLVELCCENGAYVCFGDTAATAGDQLAQKLSASSSSKPRTLFRQTDVTDYKSILSLFDAALEIYGHIDHVVAAAGIQEIGNWFDPALTLEDVREPATTKVLDVNLRGCLYVSRIASVYLRQNRPSGTDRSITLISSIAGFKESPGLFVYQASKHGVLGILRSLRQYLSFTPHQLRINAVCPWMTTTGMVKGIQNDWLEAGLPTNSPLDVARITAGLVVDEKLNGTSMYVEGGRGWEIEANLDRLEPQWLGEEPSKSLAKGQAVLGSGSNWTNY